The following are encoded together in the Pseudoalteromonas ruthenica genome:
- a CDS encoding M4 family metallopeptidase, translated as MNKPQGFMLSTLSIAVSLAAILPATSIAAQKTYLSEQNQIKDIMMAKSTAVSASPAATVLGLDTQDGISVVKQYNSQNGDKTFRYQQMHKGIPVIGDHAILTYNKDDQLIRAHGAVVNNIAADVPSVNAKVSKKQVGKLVRAMHRKMHQGKAAPAIENEQSRLVIWLDDANKAHLAYEVTYNSYGDTPSRPYMIIDAKSGNVLHQFDNLQHADATGPGGNQKTGQYNYGTDYGYLDVSQSGSTCTMENANVRTINLNNGTSGSTAYSFTCPENTYQQVNGAYSPLNDAHYFGNVVFNMYNDWVGTAPLSFQLRMRVHYGNNYENAFWDGQAMTFGDGATTFYPLVSLDVSAHEVSHGFTEQNSGLVYSGKSGGLNEAFSDMAGEAAEAYMLGSNDWLVGEQIFKGNGALRYMANPPQDGSSIGNQSDYYSGMDVHHSSGVYNKAFYLLATTSGWDTQKAFKTMARANQLYWTASTNWDLAGNGVMDAACDLGYEPNDVKAALAAVGVTSSLSAGSDCGSTPPTPDEEITNGVPRTGISGAAKEQMFFVMNVPAGATNLTFNTSGGSGDADLYVKYGSRPTLNDYDCNSTSSTSTESCAISPVQGGEYYVMVEAWNQISNVTLEGNYDDGSTGPTPIDRTESNISVNQGGWARFSQDIGSGYSNLTVTISGGSGDADLYVNFGSQSTTSDWDCRPYRNGNSETCTFSNPQAGTWHMDLRGYRAASGVTLTIQAD; from the coding sequence ATGAATAAACCTCAAGGATTTATGCTATCAACCTTATCAATAGCCGTTTCACTGGCAGCAATTTTGCCCGCAACGAGTATTGCGGCGCAAAAAACCTACCTAAGTGAACAAAATCAAATTAAAGATATTATGATGGCAAAGTCGACTGCCGTTTCAGCCTCCCCCGCTGCAACGGTACTCGGCCTTGATACTCAGGATGGTATCAGTGTTGTAAAGCAGTACAACAGTCAAAACGGCGATAAAACGTTTCGCTATCAGCAAATGCACAAAGGCATTCCTGTTATCGGTGATCATGCCATTCTAACATACAACAAAGATGATCAGCTTATTCGTGCCCATGGCGCCGTGGTCAATAACATCGCTGCCGACGTCCCCTCGGTAAACGCCAAGGTAAGTAAGAAGCAAGTAGGCAAACTAGTGCGCGCCATGCATCGTAAAATGCATCAAGGCAAAGCAGCGCCTGCCATCGAGAATGAGCAATCTCGCTTAGTCATTTGGTTAGACGATGCGAACAAAGCGCACCTTGCTTATGAGGTGACCTACAATAGTTATGGTGATACCCCGTCGCGTCCCTACATGATTATCGACGCCAAAAGCGGTAATGTATTGCATCAGTTCGACAATTTACAGCATGCTGATGCCACCGGCCCAGGCGGCAACCAGAAAACCGGACAATACAATTACGGAACCGACTACGGCTATTTGGATGTGAGCCAATCTGGCAGCACTTGTACCATGGAAAACGCCAATGTGCGCACCATTAACCTCAATAATGGTACTAGCGGCTCAACAGCGTACAGCTTTACCTGCCCAGAAAATACCTACCAGCAAGTGAATGGCGCTTATTCACCTCTTAATGATGCCCATTACTTTGGCAACGTAGTGTTTAATATGTACAACGACTGGGTTGGTACTGCGCCATTGTCATTCCAGTTACGTATGCGCGTGCACTATGGCAATAACTATGAAAATGCGTTTTGGGATGGCCAAGCGATGACCTTCGGTGACGGCGCCACAACCTTTTACCCATTAGTCAGCCTCGATGTGTCTGCACACGAAGTCAGCCACGGCTTTACCGAACAAAACTCCGGATTGGTTTATTCTGGTAAATCAGGCGGCTTAAATGAAGCGTTCTCCGATATGGCCGGTGAAGCTGCGGAAGCTTACATGCTGGGTAGTAATGATTGGCTCGTCGGTGAGCAAATCTTCAAAGGTAATGGTGCGTTACGTTACATGGCTAACCCGCCACAAGACGGCAGCTCCATTGGTAATCAATCAGATTACTACTCAGGCATGGATGTGCATCACAGTTCTGGGGTGTACAACAAGGCCTTCTATTTGTTGGCAACCACCAGCGGCTGGGATACACAAAAGGCCTTTAAGACCATGGCACGTGCTAACCAGCTTTATTGGACAGCGAGCACTAACTGGGACTTAGCAGGTAACGGTGTGATGGATGCCGCGTGCGATCTTGGTTATGAGCCTAACGATGTCAAAGCAGCCCTCGCAGCCGTAGGGGTAACATCAAGCCTAAGCGCGGGTAGTGACTGTGGTTCAACTCCGCCAACACCTGATGAAGAAATCACCAACGGCGTGCCACGTACAGGTATTTCCGGTGCGGCGAAAGAACAAATGTTCTTCGTTATGAATGTACCCGCAGGTGCAACGAACCTTACCTTTAACACCTCAGGTGGTTCGGGTGATGCTGATTTATACGTGAAATATGGTTCACGTCCAACGCTTAACGATTACGATTGTAACAGCACGTCATCAACCAGTACTGAGTCATGTGCAATTAGCCCCGTTCAAGGCGGTGAGTACTATGTCATGGTCGAAGCGTGGAACCAAATCAGTAATGTGACCTTAGAAGGTAACTATGACGATGGTAGCACAGGGCCAACGCCGATCGATCGCACCGAGAGCAACATCAGTGTTAACCAAGGCGGCTGGGCTCGTTTTAGCCAAGACATTGGCAGTGGCTACAGTAACCTCACGGTAACCATTAGCGGTGGTAGCGGCGATGCGGATCTGTATGTCAACTTTGGTTCGCAATCAACCACCAGCGACTGGGATTGTCGTCCATATCGCAATGGCAACTCAGAAACCTGTACCTTTAGCAATCCGCAAGCAGGTACATGGCATATGGATTTACGTGGCTACCGCGCAGCAAGTGGTGTCACCCTAACCATCCAAGCAGACTAA
- a CDS encoding integron integrase, protein MRTSSPFLNHIAELMLTKQYSLRTVDTYLKLISSYIHYHDKRHPASMGNNEVVEYLDYLVLKRNVSSKTQATALNALSFLYKQIIKQELCPNLTFVRSKRQSKLPIVMTPEEVKLLMSFLSKRYYLISGLMYGSGLRVMEAVQLRVQDIDFDYKCIRIWNGKGNKHRVVTLATELIPLLRNQIAQADEYLKLDSQNEQYAGVWMLKALARKYPSANKSIAWQYLFPSYKLNADPETGEIRRHHFHQTGVRKAVKEAAEKAQIIKPITPHTFRHSFATHLLQSGADIRTVQAQLGHSDVKTTQIYTHVLQQGANGVVSPLSKIF, encoded by the coding sequence ATGAGAACTAGTTCACCATTTTTAAATCACATCGCCGAGTTAATGTTGACTAAGCAATATTCACTCAGAACCGTTGATACATATCTTAAGTTGATTTCTTCCTATATTCATTATCATGATAAACGTCACCCAGCTTCAATGGGCAATAACGAGGTTGTCGAATATCTCGACTACCTTGTACTTAAACGGAATGTGTCATCTAAAACACAAGCGACAGCGTTAAATGCGTTATCTTTTTTGTATAAGCAAATAATTAAACAGGAATTGTGTCCGAATCTAACGTTTGTTAGAAGCAAGCGCCAATCTAAGTTACCAATTGTTATGACCCCCGAGGAGGTTAAACTCCTCATGTCGTTTTTAAGTAAACGATATTATTTAATTTCAGGTTTAATGTATGGTAGCGGCTTACGTGTAATGGAAGCTGTTCAACTACGAGTTCAGGATATTGACTTTGACTACAAGTGCATTCGGATCTGGAATGGTAAAGGGAATAAACATCGGGTGGTTACACTCGCCACAGAACTTATACCTTTGCTAAGAAATCAAATAGCTCAGGCTGATGAATACTTAAAATTAGATTCCCAGAATGAACAATATGCTGGTGTATGGATGCTAAAGGCACTAGCAAGAAAATATCCTAGCGCCAATAAGTCAATTGCTTGGCAGTATCTATTTCCCTCATATAAGTTAAATGCTGATCCTGAAACTGGCGAGATTCGCCGACATCATTTTCATCAAACAGGTGTACGTAAAGCGGTTAAAGAGGCCGCCGAAAAAGCACAAATAATAAAACCTATAACGCCTCACACTTTTAGACATTCATTTGCTACTCATTTACTACAAAGTGGTGCAGATATTAGAACCGTGCAAGCTCAACTGGGTCATTCCGATGTGAAGACAACGCAAATATATACGCATGTTTTACAGCAAGGCGCAAACGGTGTTGTTAGTCCTTTGAGCAAAATTTTCTAG
- a CDS encoding patatin-like phospholipase family protein: MRKQTNCGRAGTALLLSGGGARAAYQVGVLKALTQSLPRTAPLPFKVITGTSAGAINSVALGCWASCAHLASRKLEQVWGQFHTSDVYRSDFAHVFGHLIKNILSSFRSGHANHAPASLFNNAPLRQLLAEVLPMERIDRNIHRGVLDALAVTASNYSTGDSVTFYQSNEAKPWRRAKRQGVKARIHLEHLMASSAIPVVFPSVKIRHQYYGDGSIHQMSPLSSAIHLGAERIFVIGVEQPKEEHRKYAPHYPGISHIAGHLLDSVFADTLHGDLERLERINRTVGLLSAKDKHRELKHIDTMVINPSHNFNAISSEYYDDMPLAIRTLLRGIGVKRYSESSLPSYLLFERRYTQHLMELGYQDGLAQLGQLRAFLCLD, encoded by the coding sequence ATGCGAAAGCAAACTAATTGCGGTCGCGCTGGAACAGCGTTGCTACTGAGCGGCGGCGGCGCGCGGGCCGCTTATCAAGTAGGTGTCCTCAAAGCGCTAACACAAAGCCTTCCAAGAACGGCGCCACTGCCATTTAAAGTGATCACAGGCACCTCTGCCGGAGCAATTAACTCTGTGGCGCTTGGATGTTGGGCTTCGTGTGCTCATTTGGCGAGCCGCAAGCTTGAGCAAGTCTGGGGACAGTTTCACACCAGCGATGTTTATCGCAGTGATTTTGCGCATGTATTCGGCCACCTTATAAAAAATATTTTATCGAGCTTTCGCTCTGGGCACGCCAACCATGCCCCAGCGAGCTTATTCAACAATGCCCCTCTGCGGCAGTTATTAGCCGAAGTGCTGCCTATGGAGCGTATCGACCGTAACATTCACCGTGGTGTGCTCGATGCGTTAGCAGTCACTGCGTCTAACTACAGTACCGGTGACTCCGTTACTTTCTACCAAAGCAATGAGGCCAAACCCTGGCGGCGGGCCAAACGTCAGGGTGTCAAAGCTCGCATCCATTTAGAACACCTGATGGCCTCCAGTGCTATTCCCGTGGTCTTTCCCAGCGTAAAGATTCGACACCAATACTATGGTGATGGTTCCATTCACCAGATGTCTCCCCTGTCCAGCGCCATTCACCTTGGTGCCGAGCGTATCTTTGTTATCGGTGTTGAACAGCCCAAAGAGGAACATCGTAAATATGCGCCGCACTACCCGGGCATTTCGCATATCGCGGGGCATCTGTTGGACAGTGTGTTTGCTGACACACTGCATGGTGATTTAGAGCGTCTTGAGCGCATTAACCGTACGGTGGGGTTGTTGAGCGCGAAAGATAAACATCGTGAGCTCAAGCATATCGATACGATGGTGATCAACCCATCACATAACTTTAATGCCATTAGTAGCGAGTATTACGATGATATGCCGCTGGCCATTCGCACCCTACTACGTGGTATCGGCGTAAAACGCTACAGTGAGTCGAGCTTACCGAGCTACTTGTTGTTTGAACGCCGTTATACCCAACACTTGATGGAGCTAGGTTATCAGGACGGGCTGGCGCAATTGGGGCAACTACGCGCGTTTTTGTGTCTCGATTAA
- a CDS encoding monovalent cation:proton antiporter-2 (CPA2) family protein: MQQLFIELMGLLLSAVILVWMFKRLGLPPILAYLATGLLAGPHGFAWLANGHEMHGIAELGIVFLLFSLGLEFSLPRLIAMRNIVFGVGLLQVVLTSAVFFLLLWGFAFDALSAFAIATLMALSSTAVVVKCLKDTGQLQKRRGQLAVGVLLFQDLAVVPLLITIPLLASDTEQSLTYSLAMALAKGAVVCTLLWAIGKWCLPRIFNEVARMRNEELFVLTTLLVTLFAGGLTYWFGLSMALGAFLAGMMLGESQYRHQLESDIRPFRDILMGLFFVTVGMQLDLAYVLTHAHIIFAALAVLMLSKLVLLAGIAQLMGERKSDALSAGLMLCQMGEFGFVLVALAGNQGIFAGELASFLIALGVFSMAITPYLIEHSPKWVHHLFRASTEAPERIECVDESLSEHVIICGYGRVGQNIGRFLSSEALPFVAIELDPYLVQQGRNSGYHAMFGDVTQKSILERAGTAQARLVVITFTDLSKVQMVAEVVKQVAPQVNILARMPDDAHLDELKESGVSEVVPESLEASLMLSSHVLFMSGVPMKRIIRRVSQERENRYSLLHSYYISDEAPHRDENTERLEYLHVFALADNAYAVGKTIAELNLQARRVSIAALRRQGREIEAPSIETSLQGHDVLVLKGKPRRVERCERFLLNGGS; this comes from the coding sequence ATGCAACAGCTGTTTATTGAATTGATGGGTCTATTACTCAGTGCGGTGATCTTAGTGTGGATGTTTAAACGCCTTGGATTGCCGCCCATCTTAGCGTACTTAGCCACAGGATTGTTGGCCGGACCGCATGGATTTGCCTGGCTTGCCAATGGCCATGAAATGCATGGTATCGCTGAGCTTGGCATTGTCTTTTTACTATTCAGTTTGGGCCTCGAATTCTCCCTGCCACGCTTGATTGCCATGCGTAATATCGTGTTTGGTGTTGGCTTACTGCAAGTGGTGCTCACTTCTGCGGTGTTTTTCTTGTTGTTGTGGGGTTTTGCGTTTGACGCGTTGAGCGCGTTTGCCATCGCAACGCTAATGGCGCTGTCCTCTACGGCGGTAGTGGTTAAATGCTTGAAGGACACCGGGCAGCTGCAGAAACGGCGCGGTCAACTCGCTGTTGGGGTGTTGCTGTTCCAAGATTTAGCCGTGGTACCGCTGCTTATTACCATCCCGTTACTGGCCAGTGATACTGAGCAATCATTAACCTATAGTTTGGCAATGGCTTTGGCTAAAGGGGCCGTTGTGTGCACCTTGCTGTGGGCCATCGGTAAATGGTGTTTGCCACGGATCTTCAATGAAGTGGCGCGAATGCGTAATGAAGAGCTGTTTGTATTGACCACTTTATTGGTGACGTTATTTGCCGGTGGGCTAACTTACTGGTTCGGGTTATCCATGGCTTTAGGGGCTTTTTTAGCGGGAATGATGTTGGGTGAAAGCCAGTATCGGCACCAACTTGAAAGTGATATTCGGCCGTTCCGGGACATCCTTATGGGGCTCTTTTTTGTCACCGTGGGGATGCAGTTAGACCTGGCCTATGTATTAACGCATGCCCATATTATTTTTGCCGCGTTAGCGGTCTTGATGCTCAGTAAACTGGTGTTACTGGCTGGTATTGCGCAACTGATGGGAGAGCGCAAAAGCGATGCTTTAAGTGCAGGCTTGATGCTCTGTCAAATGGGGGAGTTTGGCTTTGTATTGGTGGCTTTAGCTGGGAACCAGGGAATTTTTGCCGGTGAGTTGGCGTCGTTTCTCATCGCCTTAGGGGTGTTTTCCATGGCCATTACTCCGTATTTAATAGAGCACTCGCCTAAGTGGGTACATCATCTTTTTCGCGCCAGTACAGAAGCCCCCGAACGCATTGAGTGTGTTGATGAAAGCCTCAGTGAGCATGTGATAATTTGTGGCTACGGGCGAGTTGGACAAAATATTGGGCGCTTTCTTTCCAGTGAGGCGTTGCCTTTTGTTGCCATTGAACTGGACCCTTACCTCGTGCAACAAGGAAGAAACTCCGGTTACCATGCCATGTTTGGCGATGTCACGCAAAAAAGCATTCTTGAGCGCGCAGGAACAGCACAGGCGCGTTTGGTGGTGATTACCTTCACTGATCTTAGCAAGGTACAAATGGTCGCCGAGGTAGTGAAACAAGTCGCGCCGCAGGTGAATATCCTCGCGCGCATGCCCGATGATGCCCATCTTGATGAGTTAAAAGAAAGTGGCGTGTCAGAGGTCGTGCCTGAGTCGTTAGAAGCGAGCCTGATGTTGTCGTCTCATGTACTATTTATGAGCGGGGTGCCGATGAAACGCATTATTCGCCGGGTTAGCCAAGAGCGAGAAAACCGTTACTCCTTATTGCACAGTTATTATATTAGTGATGAGGCGCCACATCGCGATGAAAACACCGAGCGTTTAGAGTACTTGCATGTGTTTGCTTTGGCAGATAACGCCTATGCCGTGGGTAAAACCATCGCCGAGCTCAACTTGCAAGCGCGGCGTGTAAGTATTGCCGCGTTGCGCCGTCAAGGACGTGAGATAGAAGCGCCCAGTATTGAAACCAGTCTACAGGGGCATGACGTGCTGGTATTAAAGGGTAAACCACGGCGAGTAGAGCGTTGCGAGCGCTTTTTACTCAATGGCGGCAGTTAA
- a CDS encoding DUF3014 domain-containing protein, whose product MEDKPQPVAEPEPENKPQAAPTTTDVSNPDEQQQRPQSREDEQPEPQPELPALDDSDEMVSASLQQSLAQSSANLLVNDDLIRRTVVFVVNLAEGRVATNHSPVEKLEQPFTVEEGDVLTMDPQSFERYDPYVGILTSMNTDQLVALYEQYEPLIEQAYGEVGDPNSSFEARLKQSIDLLLETPEMTTQVPLLRDSVTYKYAYSEWENLPPAQKQLLRMGPENVEKVKAVLKKLRTELD is encoded by the coding sequence GTGGAAGATAAACCTCAGCCTGTTGCAGAGCCCGAACCTGAAAATAAACCCCAAGCCGCGCCGACAACCACAGACGTGAGCAACCCCGATGAGCAGCAACAGCGTCCACAGTCTCGTGAAGACGAACAGCCCGAGCCGCAACCCGAGTTGCCGGCCTTGGACGATAGCGATGAGATGGTCAGCGCCAGCTTGCAACAATCACTGGCTCAATCCAGCGCTAATTTGCTGGTCAATGATGACTTGATCCGCCGCACTGTGGTGTTTGTCGTTAATCTCGCCGAGGGGCGTGTGGCCACAAACCACTCACCAGTGGAAAAACTCGAGCAGCCTTTCACCGTGGAAGAGGGCGATGTGCTGACGATGGATCCGCAGAGCTTTGAGCGCTATGACCCGTATGTTGGTATTTTGACCTCAATGAATACCGATCAGTTGGTGGCACTGTATGAACAATATGAACCGCTGATTGAACAGGCTTATGGTGAAGTTGGCGATCCTAACAGTAGTTTTGAGGCGCGCTTAAAGCAGTCGATTGACTTGCTTTTAGAGACACCCGAAATGACTACTCAGGTCCCCTTATTACGGGATTCAGTCACCTACAAGTATGCTTATTCCGAATGGGAGAATTTACCACCCGCTCAGAAGCAGCTATTACGCATGGGGCCAGAGAATGTAGAGAAGGTAAAAGCGGTGTTGAAGAAACTGCGCACAGAATTGGATTAA
- the tilS gene encoding tRNA lysidine(34) synthetase TilS, whose amino-acid sequence MQDTFSSELDALLKCAPDTKGLAVALSGGLDSMVLLELAWRYAQRENLALCAIHVHHNLSADADQWLDFCAQQCEQREIAFFSERVRIGTQTRRGIEDKARQERYQALDSCAPAGYVLLLGQHRDDQVETFFLRLKRGAGLKGLGGMQALSYWHQRPLLRPLLGFSRAELNEYAERQGLLHIHDESNDDNGFDRNFLRNQALPLLSARFNGFYKKVAQSMAIIQRQQRLLDEIAHDDIANAHGQSSLNLTSLRKLSGARYHNALRYWLHSHDVVMPSEKQLQDLAQQLSCARADSQMQVVLKRLHGSPSVLRRYQDHAYLCTEQPSLEALRLSTDCTSVKLIDGTVLSAQAGEGVRPLEGAEQLSVRFGQLSSVIRPHNKAHSKKLSQWFKALQVPPWQRQRVPLIYYDDVLVAVVGYFYNYDYFSKNGVQWQCSERPK is encoded by the coding sequence ATGCAAGATACCTTTTCCTCAGAGCTTGATGCTTTACTAAAATGTGCGCCAGACACAAAAGGGTTGGCGGTGGCCTTAAGCGGTGGCCTCGATTCTATGGTGCTTTTAGAGTTGGCTTGGCGCTATGCTCAGCGTGAAAACCTAGCGCTGTGTGCTATTCACGTTCATCATAACTTGAGCGCTGATGCCGATCAGTGGTTAGACTTCTGTGCACAGCAGTGTGAGCAGCGTGAGATAGCGTTTTTCAGCGAGCGTGTCCGCATTGGCACACAAACACGTCGTGGTATTGAAGATAAAGCTCGGCAAGAGCGATATCAAGCACTTGATAGCTGTGCGCCAGCGGGTTATGTGTTGCTACTTGGTCAACACCGCGACGACCAAGTGGAAACCTTCTTTTTACGCCTTAAACGTGGTGCTGGGTTGAAAGGGCTTGGTGGCATGCAGGCGTTGAGCTATTGGCATCAACGGCCGCTACTACGGCCCCTGCTTGGTTTTTCTCGCGCCGAGCTTAACGAGTATGCAGAGCGTCAGGGCCTGCTTCATATTCATGATGAATCAAACGATGATAACGGCTTTGATCGTAATTTCTTACGCAATCAAGCATTACCGCTACTCAGTGCGCGTTTTAACGGTTTTTATAAAAAAGTCGCGCAGAGTATGGCAATCATACAACGCCAGCAGCGTTTGTTGGATGAAATTGCGCACGATGATATTGCCAACGCCCACGGCCAGAGCTCACTTAATCTAACATCACTACGTAAGCTCAGCGGCGCACGCTACCACAATGCGTTACGTTATTGGCTACACAGCCATGATGTGGTGATGCCCAGTGAAAAGCAACTACAGGACTTAGCTCAGCAGTTATCTTGCGCTCGCGCTGACAGCCAGATGCAAGTGGTATTGAAGCGTTTGCACGGCTCGCCAAGTGTATTACGCCGGTATCAAGACCATGCTTATTTGTGCACGGAGCAACCGAGCTTGGAAGCGCTGCGTTTAAGCACTGATTGTACGAGTGTGAAGTTGATTGATGGCACCGTACTGAGCGCTCAAGCAGGCGAAGGAGTGCGCCCTCTAGAGGGAGCAGAGCAATTGAGTGTGCGCTTTGGGCAGCTAAGTAGCGTGATTCGTCCTCATAATAAAGCGCACTCTAAGAAGTTGTCACAGTGGTTCAAAGCCCTGCAAGTGCCTCCGTGGCAGCGTCAACGCGTGCCGCTTATTTACTACGATGATGTCTTGGTGGCCGTGGTCGGCTATTTCTATAATTATGATTATTTCAGCAAAAACGGAGTGCAATGGCAGTGCAGCGAACGCCCCAAGTAG
- a CDS encoding M20/M25/M40 family metallo-hydrolase has product MKYSYLAIGAALTCATNSALAAPEKAWITVEAHAMAHYQKQQKTQWQSAATQSIAGTAVDVIAIDPKHIHRLSDFMHHEYKRCGGFIYHESEQAAKAYLQQAQVNNTQTVTTVNYSIDNPAAAQALLAELSTTRLDNTVSTLAAFHNRYYSQQSGVDAADWLRTHWQQIASSRSDITVQSYNHSWAQDSVVVTIAGQELSDEVVIIGGHLDSINQSSPSQGRAPGADDNASGIAVLTETLRAVVDSDFKPKRTIKIMGFAAEEVGLRGSGAIASDYKSQGINVVGMAQFDMTGNNGSAEDIVLMTDYTNSGQNQFMANLASTYLSDLVIGYDQCGYGCSDHASWHNQGFAASMPFESKMSDINYRIHTSGDDLFDASHAINFARLASVYLAELAKSAGSAPPPPSDNELTNSVVESGLSAGAKEQLLYTMDVPSDATDLNFNTYGGSGDADLYVQFGTPPTLNSYDCKSTTASSTESCSFSAPQTGTYYVMVEAWNAISGVNLVGEYQTDSTGPTPINRSEGPISVASSQWQRFEQPLTSGYSQLQVSISGGSGDADLYLNLGSPSSQSQWQCRPYKNGNNETCTISNPQSGTWYIDLYGYNSATGVNLSITAN; this is encoded by the coding sequence ATGAAATATTCTTACCTCGCCATCGGTGCGGCGCTTACTTGCGCTACGAACAGCGCCTTAGCGGCACCGGAAAAGGCATGGATCACGGTCGAGGCCCATGCCATGGCGCACTATCAAAAACAGCAAAAAACACAGTGGCAAAGCGCTGCAACGCAATCAATCGCTGGCACAGCAGTTGATGTTATCGCTATAGATCCTAAGCATATACATCGGCTAAGCGATTTTATGCACCATGAATACAAACGCTGTGGCGGCTTTATTTATCATGAATCTGAGCAAGCGGCGAAAGCCTACTTGCAACAGGCTCAAGTCAATAACACGCAAACAGTTACCACTGTTAATTACAGCATCGATAACCCCGCTGCAGCCCAGGCGCTGCTGGCTGAGCTGAGCACCACTCGTCTAGATAACACCGTAAGTACCCTAGCAGCATTTCATAACCGTTATTATTCACAACAAAGCGGTGTTGATGCAGCAGATTGGTTACGCACCCACTGGCAACAAATCGCCAGTAGTCGCAGTGACATCACCGTGCAAAGTTACAACCATAGTTGGGCTCAAGATTCGGTGGTGGTGACAATCGCCGGACAAGAGTTAAGTGATGAAGTGGTGATCATTGGTGGTCACTTAGACTCGATTAACCAATCATCACCCAGCCAAGGTCGTGCACCAGGAGCTGATGATAATGCCAGCGGCATTGCAGTATTAACCGAAACGCTGCGAGCAGTCGTCGACAGTGACTTTAAGCCTAAACGCACCATCAAAATTATGGGCTTTGCGGCTGAAGAAGTGGGACTCAGAGGCTCCGGCGCTATAGCTAGCGATTACAAAAGCCAAGGCATCAATGTGGTGGGCATGGCGCAGTTTGATATGACCGGTAATAACGGCTCAGCTGAAGATATTGTATTGATGACCGACTATACCAATAGCGGCCAGAATCAATTTATGGCAAACCTTGCCAGCACTTATCTTAGTGACCTGGTTATTGGCTATGATCAATGTGGTTACGGATGCTCGGATCATGCCTCTTGGCATAACCAAGGCTTTGCCGCCTCAATGCCGTTTGAATCAAAAATGAGTGATATCAACTACCGAATTCACACCAGTGGTGATGACCTGTTTGATGCCAGTCATGCCATCAATTTTGCACGCTTGGCCAGTGTTTATCTCGCTGAGCTTGCGAAAAGTGCTGGCTCTGCGCCGCCACCACCGAGTGATAACGAGCTCACTAACAGTGTGGTTGAGTCTGGCCTTAGCGCTGGCGCTAAGGAACAGCTACTTTACACCATGGATGTACCCAGCGATGCCACTGATCTTAACTTTAATACCTATGGCGGCAGCGGTGATGCTGATTTATACGTGCAATTTGGCACGCCACCGACACTCAATAGCTATGATTGCAAAAGCACCACGGCATCAAGCACCGAAAGCTGTAGCTTTAGCGCGCCACAAACAGGGACTTACTACGTGATGGTTGAGGCCTGGAATGCCATTTCCGGTGTCAATCTGGTCGGTGAGTATCAAACAGATTCAACCGGTCCAACTCCCATTAATCGTAGCGAAGGGCCTATTTCTGTCGCGTCTTCTCAATGGCAACGCTTTGAGCAGCCTCTTACTAGCGGCTATTCACAATTACAGGTGAGTATATCCGGCGGTAGCGGCGATGCCGATCTGTATTTAAACCTTGGCTCACCGTCGAGTCAGTCGCAATGGCAATGCCGTCCATACAAAAATGGTAACAATGAAACCTGTACCATTAGCAACCCGCAAAGTGGAACTTGGTACATTGATTTGTACGGCTATAATAGCGCCACGGGTGTAAATTTATCGATCACCGCCAATTAG